The following proteins come from a genomic window of Pyxidicoccus sp. MSG2:
- a CDS encoding fumarylacetoacetate hydrolase family protein, protein MPLHVMRFEHQGRAQWGVAREDRLTPVPGDFPTTGDFIRGHTVASLCALEGPSLAREEVRLLSPVTRNQQFLCQGANYRQHMLESGMDPDAKTFNMFFTKAQSCIVPADSELVRPSHVRFLDYEVELGLVLKRDLDRGAVVTPASLHEFIAGIVIVNDYSARDVQIPQMQFYKGKSYRTFGPVGPRLCLLEPRDIPRLEQLHLELTVNGEVRQRDSTANLVFGPAETLTELSGLQDLFAGDLIATGTPAGCALSIPSPAKQRLAAFLPEKKKWELFLKAQAKRSQYLKAGDVVESRIHCHDGAIDLGVQRNRVVDEGA, encoded by the coding sequence ATGCCACTGCACGTCATGCGCTTCGAGCATCAGGGCCGCGCCCAATGGGGCGTGGCGCGCGAGGACCGGCTCACGCCGGTTCCGGGCGACTTCCCGACCACCGGCGACTTCATCCGCGGCCACACCGTCGCCAGCCTCTGCGCGCTCGAGGGCCCCAGCCTCGCCAGGGAGGAGGTCCGGCTGCTGTCACCGGTGACGCGGAACCAGCAGTTCCTCTGCCAGGGCGCGAACTACCGGCAGCACATGCTCGAGTCGGGGATGGACCCGGACGCGAAGACATTCAACATGTTCTTCACCAAGGCGCAGAGCTGCATCGTGCCCGCCGACAGCGAGCTGGTGAGGCCCTCGCACGTGCGGTTCCTCGACTACGAGGTCGAGCTGGGCCTGGTGCTCAAGCGGGATTTGGACCGCGGGGCCGTCGTCACGCCGGCCTCCCTGCACGAGTTCATCGCGGGCATCGTCATCGTCAACGACTACTCGGCGCGCGACGTCCAGATTCCGCAGATGCAGTTCTACAAGGGCAAGAGCTACCGCACCTTCGGCCCCGTCGGCCCCCGGCTCTGCCTCCTGGAGCCCCGGGACATTCCCCGACTGGAGCAGCTCCACCTGGAGCTCACCGTCAATGGAGAGGTCCGGCAGCGGGACTCCACCGCGAACCTCGTGTTCGGCCCGGCGGAGACCCTGACCGAGCTGTCGGGACTGCAGGACCTCTTCGCCGGAGACCTCATCGCCACCGGTACGCCCGCCGGCTGCGCGCTCTCCATTCCCTCGCCCGCGAAGCAGCGGCTCGCCGCGTTCCTGCCGGAGAAGAAGAAGTGGGAGCTCTTCCTGAAGGCGCAGGCGAAGCGCTCCCAGTACCTGAAGGCCGGCGACGTCGTGGAGTCCCGCATCCACTGCCACGACGGAGCCATCGACCTCGGCGTGCAACGCAACCGCGTCGTGGATGAGGGCGCCTGA
- a CDS encoding Hsp70 family protein: MRACGLDFGTSNTAAALPDGTVLPLQPHTSEPRLFRSVLFFPDDEQQIYAGADAIQRYLEDNTGRFIQSVKSFLHSNSFRATQVKGRTYTIEELVAVLLRRVREAAGVHMGGPPEAVILGRPAVFTPDPQADALAQQRLLRAAELAGFQQVQFLIEPIAAALAYEAQLTRDELVLVADFGAGTTDLTLMRLGPSRRGNVDRRPDVVGSTGVRIGGDRFDAEIMRHKLLPRFGAGSTYRVRGFSDKRLPIPQHVMAKLLSWHEMSFIREKSTQELLETMLETSDKKAEIQALHDLVMDNLGYRLFRAIEAAKVRLSRDEQATVDFEEGRIHLHEPITRAEFDAFSKPLLDELEQCTEGLLARHPEAAAIDAVFLTGGSSQIPAVRQLYVRRFGEERVRTADAFTSVAEGLGRASAHLTS, translated from the coding sequence ATGCGTGCCTGCGGACTCGACTTCGGAACCAGCAACACCGCCGCGGCGCTGCCCGACGGCACGGTGCTGCCCCTGCAGCCCCACACCTCGGAGCCGCGCCTGTTCCGCTCCGTCCTCTTCTTCCCGGACGACGAGCAGCAAATCTACGCGGGCGCGGACGCCATCCAGCGCTACCTCGAGGACAACACCGGGCGCTTCATCCAGTCCGTGAAGTCCTTCCTCCACTCCAACTCCTTCCGCGCCACCCAGGTGAAGGGGCGCACGTACACGATTGAGGAGCTGGTCGCCGTCCTCCTGCGCCGCGTGCGCGAGGCCGCCGGTGTCCACATGGGCGGCCCGCCCGAGGCCGTCATCCTCGGCCGCCCCGCCGTCTTCACCCCGGACCCGCAGGCGGACGCGCTCGCCCAGCAGCGCCTGCTCCGCGCCGCCGAGCTGGCCGGCTTCCAGCAGGTGCAGTTCCTCATCGAGCCCATCGCCGCCGCGCTCGCCTACGAGGCCCAGCTCACCCGTGACGAGCTCGTCCTCGTCGCCGACTTCGGCGCCGGCACCACCGACCTCACGCTCATGCGCCTGGGGCCCTCGCGCCGCGGCAACGTGGACCGGCGCCCGGACGTGGTGGGCTCCACCGGCGTGCGCATCGGCGGTGACCGCTTCGACGCCGAAATCATGCGCCACAAGCTGCTGCCCCGCTTCGGCGCCGGCTCCACGTACCGGGTGCGCGGCTTCAGCGACAAGCGACTGCCGATTCCGCAGCACGTCATGGCCAAGCTGCTCTCCTGGCACGAGATGTCCTTCATCCGCGAGAAGTCCACCCAGGAACTCCTCGAGACGATGCTGGAGACGAGCGACAAGAAGGCCGAAATCCAGGCGCTCCATGACCTGGTCATGGACAACCTGGGCTACCGGCTCTTCCGCGCGATTGAGGCGGCCAAGGTGCGCTTGTCGCGCGACGAGCAGGCGACAGTGGACTTCGAGGAGGGTCGCATCCACCTCCATGAGCCGATTACCCGCGCCGAGTTCGACGCCTTCAGCAAGCCCCTGCTCGACGAGCTGGAGCAGTGCACCGAGGGACTGCTCGCCCGCCATCCGGAGGCGGCAGCCATCGACGCGGTGTTCCTCACCGGCGGCTCATCGCAGATTCCCGCGGTGCGTCAACTCTACGTGCGCCGCTTCGGCGAGGAGCGCGTGCGCACGGCGGATGCCTTCACCTCGGTGGCCGAGGGCCTCGGGCGTGCGTCAGCCCACCTGACCTCCTGA
- a CDS encoding TonB-dependent receptor, which produces MKTLALVLCLLAAEARAWLPQSPEDAGTMDAGVPTGVLTKPPALLRQVEAPYPPDAAAQQLEGTVVMFIDISETGTVTNVEVTQPAGHGFDEAAVEAVKQFQFEPAEVDNVPAPVRIQYAYQFVFRPAPPPEGTDGGAATPEAPVNFSGQALERGTRNPLNGAEVVLPELDLSTVSDAEGRFSFRGVPPGTHEVLVVQGGYDRYRTKETISEGQETRVTYYVRKRIFSQYETVVRTERERKEVTQTSIQVAEVQRIPGTQGDTLKVVQNLPGVARPAFNGGQLIIRGSSPQESGVFLDGQRIPLLYHFGGLTSVYNSELLDAVDYLPGNFSAYYGDLTGGVINVRSREPRMDRIHGTVGVSLIESNAVIEGPITETLGFVVGGRRSYIDLVLGLVPEGDNGPSLQVAPRYYDAQLKLVWKPLSRHTFSLQGLTSRDRLGLVFDQPADNDPTVTGDLDVTTGFNQLRLRHQYRGDKLTLDTQALVGSTLLEFAIGERGLRIDSTDLNLRSTAEYAFGDALTLAGGLDVVSSFAHVTARIQSPPREGEPPTPTVTDELLVTDGDFVQYFPSVWVEARWRPIKDLLVVPGVRAESYVFTDQASPQRTLNPRLAVRYALTETVSLKGGAGVYHGPPIQDEPSATFGNPDLAAKRSLQYGLGAEWQPRPEWFISGEVFYNDLDGLIVRSNGTVVRDGEPVPERLKNGGVGRIYGLEVLVRRSLTDRLFGWISYTLSRSERRDSPDAAWRLFDNDQTHVLTAIASYKLPRGWEVGARLRFASGNPTTPVVGAVRDDVNDVFVPLYAAVNSVRLPSFNQLDIRVDKNFVFERWTLDVYLDLTNAYNNPAVEGIAYNYNYSQSAYFEGLPILPILGAKGSF; this is translated from the coding sequence ATGAAAACACTCGCACTCGTCCTCTGTCTCCTCGCGGCCGAAGCCCGGGCCTGGCTTCCCCAGTCTCCGGAGGACGCCGGCACCATGGATGCCGGTGTCCCCACCGGTGTGCTGACGAAGCCGCCCGCCCTGCTGCGCCAGGTGGAGGCCCCGTACCCGCCGGACGCCGCCGCCCAGCAGCTCGAGGGCACGGTGGTGATGTTCATCGACATCTCGGAGACGGGCACCGTCACGAATGTCGAAGTCACCCAGCCCGCCGGCCACGGCTTCGACGAGGCGGCGGTGGAGGCGGTGAAGCAGTTCCAGTTCGAGCCCGCCGAGGTGGACAACGTCCCCGCCCCGGTGCGCATCCAGTACGCCTACCAGTTCGTCTTCCGCCCGGCCCCGCCGCCGGAGGGCACCGACGGCGGCGCCGCCACGCCCGAGGCCCCCGTGAATTTCAGCGGCCAGGCGCTGGAGCGCGGCACGCGCAACCCGCTCAACGGCGCGGAGGTGGTGCTGCCGGAGCTGGACCTGTCCACCGTGTCGGACGCGGAGGGGCGCTTCTCGTTCAGGGGCGTCCCCCCGGGCACCCACGAGGTGCTGGTGGTGCAGGGCGGGTACGACCGCTACCGCACGAAGGAGACGATTTCGGAAGGGCAGGAGACGCGCGTCACGTACTACGTGCGCAAGCGCATCTTCAGCCAGTACGAGACGGTGGTGCGCACGGAGCGCGAGCGCAAGGAGGTGACGCAGACCTCCATCCAGGTGGCCGAGGTGCAGCGCATCCCCGGCACTCAGGGCGACACGCTGAAGGTGGTGCAGAACCTGCCCGGCGTGGCGCGCCCCGCCTTCAACGGCGGCCAGCTCATCATCCGCGGCTCCAGCCCGCAGGAGTCTGGCGTCTTCCTCGACGGCCAGCGCATTCCGCTGCTGTACCACTTCGGTGGCCTCACCTCCGTGTACAACTCGGAGCTGCTGGACGCGGTGGACTACCTGCCCGGCAACTTCTCCGCCTACTACGGCGACCTCACCGGCGGCGTCATCAACGTGCGCAGCCGCGAGCCGCGCATGGACCGCATCCACGGCACCGTGGGCGTCAGCCTGATTGAATCCAACGCGGTCATCGAAGGGCCCATTACCGAGACGCTGGGCTTCGTGGTGGGCGGCCGGCGCTCGTACATCGACCTGGTGCTGGGGCTGGTGCCCGAGGGCGACAACGGGCCCAGCCTCCAGGTGGCGCCGCGCTACTACGACGCGCAGCTCAAGCTGGTGTGGAAGCCCCTGTCGCGGCACACCTTCTCGTTGCAGGGGCTCACCTCGCGCGACAGGCTGGGCCTCGTCTTCGACCAGCCGGCGGACAATGACCCCACCGTCACCGGCGACCTGGACGTCACCACCGGCTTCAACCAGCTCCGGCTGCGCCACCAGTACCGCGGCGACAAGCTCACGCTGGACACGCAGGCGCTGGTGGGCAGCACGCTCCTGGAGTTCGCCATCGGCGAGCGCGGCCTGCGCATCGACTCCACGGACCTGAATCTGCGCTCCACCGCCGAGTACGCCTTCGGCGACGCGCTCACGCTGGCCGGTGGCCTGGACGTGGTGAGCAGCTTCGCGCACGTCACCGCGCGCATCCAATCCCCACCGCGCGAGGGCGAGCCGCCCACGCCCACCGTCACCGACGAGCTGCTCGTCACCGACGGGGACTTCGTCCAGTACTTCCCCTCCGTCTGGGTGGAGGCGCGCTGGCGGCCCATCAAGGACCTGCTGGTGGTGCCGGGCGTGCGCGCGGAGAGCTACGTCTTCACGGACCAGGCGTCGCCGCAGCGCACCCTCAACCCGCGCCTGGCGGTGCGCTACGCGCTCACGGAGACGGTGTCGCTCAAGGGCGGCGCGGGCGTCTACCACGGCCCGCCCATCCAGGATGAGCCGAGCGCCACCTTCGGCAACCCGGACCTCGCGGCGAAGCGCTCGCTCCAGTACGGCCTGGGCGCGGAGTGGCAGCCGAGGCCGGAGTGGTTCATCAGCGGCGAGGTCTTCTACAACGACCTGGATGGCCTCATCGTCCGCTCCAACGGCACCGTGGTGCGCGACGGCGAGCCGGTGCCGGAGCGGCTGAAGAACGGCGGGGTGGGCCGCATCTACGGCCTGGAGGTGCTGGTGCGCCGCTCGCTGACGGACCGCCTCTTCGGGTGGATTTCCTACACGCTCAGCCGCAGCGAGCGCCGCGACTCGCCCGACGCGGCGTGGCGCCTCTTCGACAATGACCAGACGCACGTGCTGACGGCGATTGCGTCCTACAAGCTGCCGAGGGGCTGGGAGGTGGGCGCGCGCCTGCGCTTCGCCTCGGGCAACCCCACCACGCCCGTGGTCGGCGCCGTGCGCGACGATGTGAATGACGTCTTCGTGCCCCTCTACGCGGCGGTGAACTCGGTGCGGCTGCCGTCCTTCAACCAACTGGACATCCGCGTGGACAAGAACTTCGTCTTCGAGCGGTGGACCCTGGACGTCTACCTGGACCTGACGAACGCCTACAACAACCCGGCGGTGGAAGGCATCGCCTACAACTACAACTACTCGCAGAGCGCGTACTTCGAGGGGCTGCCCATCCTCCCGATTCTCGGCGCCAAGGGGAGCTTCTAG
- a CDS encoding OmpA family protein: MRTRLVLAALVALSTGCVSKGKFEAKTLEAEQLAKGLNDEKGARAAAEEKVKALEAERDALNARLTTSESRLTAGSAERRALEEKNAQLQALNDELARNTKQLSQAKAELEKKSSEYENLAQSLKQEISDGKIQLSELKGKMTVQLKDKILFASGSARVGKEGEDALAKIADALKTVQGKIIRVEGHTDDVPIGSAQFPTNWELSLARAMAVVRSLQDAGVDPTTLSAAGYGQYQPIAANDSPENRSLNRRIEIVLAPK; this comes from the coding sequence ATGCGGACACGGCTGGTTCTGGCGGCACTCGTCGCGCTCTCCACGGGCTGCGTCTCGAAGGGGAAGTTCGAAGCCAAGACGCTGGAGGCGGAGCAGCTCGCCAAGGGGCTCAATGACGAGAAGGGCGCGCGCGCGGCCGCCGAGGAGAAGGTGAAGGCGCTGGAGGCGGAGCGGGACGCGCTCAACGCCCGGCTCACCACCTCCGAGTCGCGCCTCACCGCGGGCTCCGCCGAGCGCCGCGCCCTGGAAGAGAAGAACGCGCAGCTCCAGGCCCTCAACGACGAGCTGGCGCGCAACACGAAGCAGCTGAGCCAGGCGAAGGCGGAGCTGGAGAAGAAGAGCTCCGAGTACGAGAACCTCGCCCAGAGCCTCAAGCAGGAGATTTCCGACGGGAAGATCCAGCTGTCCGAGCTGAAGGGGAAGATGACCGTCCAGCTCAAGGACAAGATTCTCTTCGCCTCCGGCTCCGCGCGCGTGGGCAAGGAGGGTGAGGACGCCCTGGCGAAGATCGCCGACGCGCTCAAGACGGTGCAGGGAAAAATCATCCGCGTGGAGGGCCACACGGACGACGTCCCCATCGGCAGTGCCCAGTTCCCCACCAACTGGGAGCTGAGCCTGGCGCGCGCCATGGCGGTGGTGCGCAGCCTCCAGGACGCCGGCGTGGACCCCACGACGCTGTCCGCGGCGGGGTATGGCCAGTACCAGCCCATCGCCGCGAATGACTCGCCGGAAAATCGTTCGCTCAACCGGCGAATCGAAATCGTGCTCGCGCCCAAGTAA
- a CDS encoding chalcone isomerase family protein → MRTLAWRTGARWLVLGMVLAVGTAQAGQKQVGGVDMPDSLTLQGRRIALAHMQLQKRLFFKVYVWSLYLENEPRSASEAIASNSVKRLHFRFLRNISREQLVGSLRDGLQKNPDMKQGPMADHLRVMLSSLKDVRKGEDLVITYLPGAGLEIGGGASGGAFIPGKSFADALFSVWLEAHPIFPR, encoded by the coding sequence GCGTACAGGTGCGCGGTGGCTCGTGCTCGGCATGGTGCTCGCCGTGGGCACGGCCCAGGCGGGCCAGAAGCAGGTGGGCGGCGTCGACATGCCGGACTCGCTGACGCTGCAGGGGCGCAGGATTGCCCTCGCGCATATGCAGTTGCAAAAGCGACTGTTCTTCAAAGTCTACGTGTGGAGCCTCTACCTGGAGAACGAGCCGCGCAGCGCGTCCGAGGCCATCGCCTCCAACTCCGTCAAGCGCCTCCACTTCCGCTTCCTGCGCAACATCAGCCGCGAGCAACTCGTGGGCAGCCTGCGCGACGGCCTCCAGAAGAACCCGGACATGAAGCAGGGGCCCATGGCCGACCACCTGCGCGTCATGCTGTCCTCGCTCAAGGACGTCCGGAAGGGCGAGGACCTCGTCATCACCTACCTGCCCGGCGCCGGGCTGGAGATTGGCGGCGGCGCCAGCGGAGGGGCCTTCATCCCCGGCAAGAGCTTCGCCGACGCCCTCTTCTCCGTGTGGCTGGAGGCCCACCCCATCTTCCCCCGCTGA